In Streptomyces longhuiensis, the following proteins share a genomic window:
- a CDS encoding aldehyde dehydrogenase family protein codes for MPSQQSSVIEIVNPATEKVVGEVVNHTAEQCAAAVETSAAAQRAWIGLPGEARSQLLWKWGELVEAAHLEIAQLDVQCTGKNLPDAMMESHRGARHARYWAGRADKLFGQQLADVPGRLSYSIVEPLGVYVVVLPWNAPAHSFMARVTPALACGNSVIVKPSELSPLSAVRIAELAEEAGIPAGVLQVVTGDGATGAALCEHPRVAGVSFTGSVPTGRAIAHAAADTFKKLTLEMGGKSPIVVFDDADLDSAARAAVLGILVNAGQICAASSRLIVHADIADKFVEEVRVRMERVAVGDPTTKGTMVGPLVSRGQYEKVLAMLERAKADGARVLAGGGAHDPEGRGFYVRPTLLDGVRPDMEIACEEVFGPVLTVQTFTTEAEAVELANAGELGLSSYVWTRDMGRMIRMTQAIEAGVVHGNTPLVMDSALPFGGFKDSGLGNAYGEDAVAGCTRTKRVTLRVADAPLPSPWPGI; via the coding sequence ATGCCCAGCCAGCAGTCGTCCGTGATCGAGATCGTGAACCCGGCCACCGAAAAGGTCGTCGGCGAGGTCGTCAACCACACCGCCGAGCAGTGCGCGGCCGCCGTCGAGACCTCCGCAGCCGCCCAGCGCGCGTGGATCGGCCTGCCCGGCGAGGCCCGCAGCCAGCTGCTGTGGAAGTGGGGCGAGCTGGTCGAGGCCGCGCACCTGGAGATCGCCCAGCTCGATGTCCAGTGCACCGGCAAGAACCTGCCCGACGCGATGATGGAGTCCCACCGCGGCGCCCGACACGCCCGCTACTGGGCCGGCCGCGCCGACAAGCTCTTCGGCCAGCAGCTCGCCGACGTCCCCGGCCGACTGTCGTACAGCATCGTCGAGCCGCTCGGCGTGTATGTCGTCGTCCTGCCGTGGAACGCCCCGGCCCACTCCTTCATGGCCCGCGTCACCCCGGCCCTGGCCTGTGGAAACTCCGTCATCGTCAAGCCGTCCGAGCTCTCTCCGCTGTCCGCCGTGCGCATCGCCGAGCTGGCCGAGGAGGCGGGCATCCCGGCGGGCGTCCTCCAGGTCGTCACCGGTGACGGCGCCACCGGCGCCGCGCTGTGCGAGCACCCGCGCGTCGCGGGCGTCTCCTTCACAGGCTCCGTGCCCACCGGCCGGGCCATCGCGCACGCCGCCGCCGACACCTTCAAGAAGCTCACCCTGGAGATGGGCGGCAAGTCACCCATCGTCGTGTTCGACGACGCCGACCTGGACTCCGCGGCCCGCGCCGCCGTCCTCGGCATCCTCGTCAACGCCGGCCAGATCTGCGCCGCCTCCAGCCGCCTGATCGTGCACGCCGACATCGCCGACAAGTTCGTCGAGGAGGTCCGTGTGCGGATGGAACGGGTCGCTGTCGGCGATCCGACCACCAAGGGCACCATGGTCGGCCCGCTGGTCTCGCGCGGTCAGTACGAGAAGGTCCTCGCCATGCTGGAGCGGGCCAAGGCCGACGGCGCGCGCGTGCTGGCGGGCGGCGGCGCCCACGACCCCGAGGGCCGTGGCTTCTACGTCCGGCCCACCCTGCTCGACGGGGTGCGCCCCGACATGGAGATCGCGTGCGAGGAGGTCTTCGGCCCGGTCCTCACCGTGCAGACCTTTACCACCGAGGCCGAGGCCGTCGAGCTGGCCAACGCCGGTGAGCTGGGCCTGAGCAGCTACGTGTGGACCCGCGACATGGGCCGCATGATCCGCATGACCCAGGCGATCGAGGCGGGAGTCGTGCACGGCAACACCCCGCTCGTCATGGACTCCGCCCTGCCGTTCGGCGGCTTCAAGGACAGCGGCCTCGGCAACGCCTACGGCGAGGACGCGGTCGCGGGCTGCACCCGTACCAAGCGCGTCACGCTGCGCGTCGCCGACGCCCCGCTGCCCAGCCCGTGGCCCGGCATCTGA
- a CDS encoding zinc-binding dehydrogenase — protein sequence MPTPTRIVVQDKPGQPLDLREVTLPDPGPHDVLVKVHASGVCQSQLFWMHAPHPDPMLFGHEGYGTVLATGSEVTHVEEGTTVMVTWLPRASDRAPGRASLDIPGLGTAYSPNVYTWAEHALVDELYVVPLDEKSHQDVVSVVGCAVLTGAGAVTNVAPVQAGGSVAVFGVGGVGLSAVAAASIRGAEHVIAVDLGADKLEFAEKFGATHTIDGSQGDPVQQIIEITGGGVDVAVDCVALPDTVTNAINAARPGRLGVNMGGTAVIVGLPKKPLELNIAQQINGNMLTGQKSLVGTTAGGCRQDDIATFLDWHHTGKFDLNAFVTDRYPLDDINKAVTDLAQGKILGRALTTM from the coding sequence ATGCCCACCCCCACCCGCATCGTCGTCCAGGACAAGCCCGGGCAGCCGCTCGACCTGCGTGAGGTCACACTGCCCGACCCCGGCCCGCACGACGTCCTCGTCAAGGTCCACGCCAGCGGCGTCTGCCAGAGCCAGCTGTTCTGGATGCACGCCCCGCACCCCGACCCGATGCTCTTCGGACACGAGGGCTACGGCACCGTCCTGGCCACCGGCAGCGAGGTCACCCACGTCGAAGAGGGCACCACGGTCATGGTCACGTGGCTGCCGCGGGCCTCCGACCGCGCCCCGGGCCGCGCCTCGCTCGACATCCCGGGCCTCGGCACCGCGTACTCGCCCAACGTCTACACCTGGGCCGAGCACGCCCTTGTCGACGAGCTGTACGTCGTCCCGCTCGACGAGAAGAGCCACCAGGACGTCGTCTCCGTCGTCGGCTGCGCCGTGCTGACCGGCGCCGGCGCCGTCACCAACGTCGCCCCGGTCCAGGCCGGCGGCAGCGTCGCCGTGTTCGGCGTCGGCGGAGTCGGCCTGTCGGCCGTCGCCGCCGCCTCCATCCGGGGCGCAGAGCACGTCATCGCCGTGGACCTCGGCGCCGACAAGCTGGAGTTCGCCGAGAAGTTCGGCGCCACGCACACCATCGACGGCAGCCAGGGCGATCCCGTCCAGCAGATCATCGAGATCACCGGCGGCGGTGTCGACGTCGCCGTGGACTGCGTCGCCCTGCCCGACACCGTCACCAACGCCATCAACGCCGCCCGACCCGGCCGCCTCGGCGTGAACATGGGCGGCACCGCCGTCATCGTTGGCCTGCCCAAGAAGCCGCTGGAGCTGAACATCGCCCAGCAGATCAACGGCAACATGCTGACGGGCCAGAAGTCCCTCGTCGGCACCACCGCAGGCGGCTGCCGCCAGGACGACATCGCCACGTTCCTGGACTGGCACCACACCGGCAAGTTCGACCTCAACGCCTTCGTCACCGACCGCTACCCGCTCGACGACATCAACAAGGCCGTGACCGATCTCGCCCAGGGCAAGATCCTCGGCCGGGCGCTCACCACCATGTGA